A portion of the Glandiceps talaboti chromosome 13, keGlaTala1.1, whole genome shotgun sequence genome contains these proteins:
- the LOC144444174 gene encoding solute carrier family 2, facilitated glucose transporter member 8-like isoform X2: MIRGNAQLTVIIMESIQGTEHSEIHIPLMGSGRVVNRNLYIATAVAVLGSLSFGYTLGYTSSANPDMKDKGILDDNTASWFGAVVALGAMIGGPIAGWLVEFGGRKLCVMASALPFVIGWLCISISHGILSLLMIGRILTGIAAGMCSLAVPVYIAETSTPSLRGFLGACFQVAVTLGILFAYLVGMAGLNYVWLALVGAMIPTLMIILMIFMPETPRYLLSKNKRNDALGALTYLRGSYIDVDEECCEIESNLDQQEDMSMSEFLRPSLYKPLIVSVMLMIFQQFSGINAVMFYTVDIFHSAGFTDGHLATVIVGAVQVVFTILAASIMDRAGRRILLIVAGTGMTISSVTFGLYYQLSDSSASNSTLATLATASSSSSNLNWLSLTSMIVYIISFSLGWGAIPWLVMSEIFPSRARGVASGIATLVNWTCAFIVTLTFVHMSDAMSNQGVFWFFAGVCFLGIVFVFFIVPETKGRSLEEIEAYFEGRSPSTEEF; the protein is encoded by the exons ATGATACGAGGTAATGCTCAGCTGACGGTCATCATCATGGAGTCGATACAGGGGACCGAACACAGCGAGATTCATATTCCACTGATGGGGAGCGG aCGTGTGGTGAATCGTAATCTTTACATTGCTACTGCAGTGGCAGTGTTAGGATCACTCAGTTTTGGTTACACTTTAGGCTACACGTCGTCTGCTAATCCTGACATGAAGGACAAGGGTATTTTGGATGATAACACAGCATCCTGGTTTGGG GCAGTGGTAGCCCTTGGAGCTATGATTGGGGGACCAATAGCAGGATGGCTTGTAGAATTTGGTGGAAGAAAATTGTGTGTTATGGCCAGTGCTTTGCCTTTTGTGATTGGCTGGTTGTGTATCTCAATATCACATGGTATATTATCCTTGTTGATGATTGGTCGAATTTTGACAGGAATTGCTGCTGGCATGTGTTCACTTGCTGTACCG GTGTATATTGCAGAAACATCCACACCTTCATTGAGAGGTTTTCTAGGAGCTTGTTTTCAAGTGGCTGTTACTTTGGGAATTTTATTTGCCTATCTTGTAG GAATGGCTGGTCTTAACTACGTATGGCTTGCCCTAGTTGGGGCAATGATTCCTACGTTGATGATAATTTTGATGATATTCATGCCTGAGACTCCACGTTATTTACTCAGTAAAAACAAACGAAATGATGCTCTTGGTGCTTTAACTTATCTCAGAGGTAGTTACATCGATGTCGACGAGGAATGCTGTGAAATTGAATCAAATTTAGACCAACAG GAAGATATGTCCATGTCGGAGTTCCTGAGACCAAGTCTGTACAAGCCATTGATTGTGAGCGTAATGTTGATGATATTTCAACAGTTTAGTGGCATCAATGCTGTTATGTTCTACACTGTCGATATCTTCCATAGTGCTGGTTTCACTGATGGACATCTAGCAACTGTAATTGTTGGTGCAGTACAGGTGGTATTTACAATTTTAGCGGCATCCATCATGGATAGGGCTGGAAGGAGAATTTTGTTAATAGTAGCAG GTACTGGAATGACAATTAGTTCTGTTACATTTGGTCTGTATTACCAGTTATCGGACTCATCAGCGTCCAACTCAACACTTGCAACCTTAGCAACTGCATCATCATCCTCGTCGAATCTGAACTGGCTCTCGCTGACCAGTAtgattgtatacattatatcattTTCACTTGGTTGGGGAGCTATTCCATGGTTGGTCATGTCGGAAATATTCCCTTCCAGGGCTAGGGGAGTAGCTAGTGGTATTGCCACACTGGTCAACTGGACATGTGCATTTATTGTGACgttaacatttgtacatatgtcG GATGCAATGTCAAACCAAGGAGTATTTTGGTTCTTTGCTGGTGTCTGCTTCCTAGGGATAGTTTTTGTGTTCTTCATTGTACCAGAGACCAAAGGACGTTCTCTTGAAGAGATAGAGGCTTATTTTGAAGGCCGCAGCCCAAGTACTGAAGAATTTTAG
- the LOC144444174 gene encoding solute carrier family 2, facilitated glucose transporter member 8-like isoform X3 — MIRGNAQLTVIIMESIQGTEHSEIHIPLMGSGRVVNRNLYIATAVAVLGSLSFGYTLGYTSSANPDMKDKGILDDNTASWFGAVVALGAMIGGPIAGWLVEFGGRKLCVMASALPFVIGWLCISISHGILSLLMIGRILTGIAAGMCSLAVPVYIAETSTPSLRGFLGACFQVAVTLGILFAYLVGMAGLNYVWLALVGAMIPTLMIILMIFMPETPRYLLSKNKRNDALGALTYLRGSYIDVDEECCEIESNLDQQEDMSMSEFLRPSLYKPLIVSVMLMIFQQFSGINAVMFYTVDIFHSAGFTDGHLATVIVGAVQVVFTILAASIMDRAGRRILLIVAGTGMTISSVTFGLYYQLSDSSASNSTLATLATASSSSSNLNWLSLTSMIVYIISFSLGWGAIPWLVMSEIFPSRARGVASGIATLVNWTCAFIVTLTFVHMSDAMSNQGVFWFFAGVCFLGIVFVFFIVPETKGRSLEEIEAYFEGRSPKML; from the exons ATGATACGAGGTAATGCTCAGCTGACGGTCATCATCATGGAGTCGATACAGGGGACCGAACACAGCGAGATTCATATTCCACTGATGGGGAGCGG aCGTGTGGTGAATCGTAATCTTTACATTGCTACTGCAGTGGCAGTGTTAGGATCACTCAGTTTTGGTTACACTTTAGGCTACACGTCGTCTGCTAATCCTGACATGAAGGACAAGGGTATTTTGGATGATAACACAGCATCCTGGTTTGGG GCAGTGGTAGCCCTTGGAGCTATGATTGGGGGACCAATAGCAGGATGGCTTGTAGAATTTGGTGGAAGAAAATTGTGTGTTATGGCCAGTGCTTTGCCTTTTGTGATTGGCTGGTTGTGTATCTCAATATCACATGGTATATTATCCTTGTTGATGATTGGTCGAATTTTGACAGGAATTGCTGCTGGCATGTGTTCACTTGCTGTACCG GTGTATATTGCAGAAACATCCACACCTTCATTGAGAGGTTTTCTAGGAGCTTGTTTTCAAGTGGCTGTTACTTTGGGAATTTTATTTGCCTATCTTGTAG GAATGGCTGGTCTTAACTACGTATGGCTTGCCCTAGTTGGGGCAATGATTCCTACGTTGATGATAATTTTGATGATATTCATGCCTGAGACTCCACGTTATTTACTCAGTAAAAACAAACGAAATGATGCTCTTGGTGCTTTAACTTATCTCAGAGGTAGTTACATCGATGTCGACGAGGAATGCTGTGAAATTGAATCAAATTTAGACCAACAG GAAGATATGTCCATGTCGGAGTTCCTGAGACCAAGTCTGTACAAGCCATTGATTGTGAGCGTAATGTTGATGATATTTCAACAGTTTAGTGGCATCAATGCTGTTATGTTCTACACTGTCGATATCTTCCATAGTGCTGGTTTCACTGATGGACATCTAGCAACTGTAATTGTTGGTGCAGTACAGGTGGTATTTACAATTTTAGCGGCATCCATCATGGATAGGGCTGGAAGGAGAATTTTGTTAATAGTAGCAG GTACTGGAATGACAATTAGTTCTGTTACATTTGGTCTGTATTACCAGTTATCGGACTCATCAGCGTCCAACTCAACACTTGCAACCTTAGCAACTGCATCATCATCCTCGTCGAATCTGAACTGGCTCTCGCTGACCAGTAtgattgtatacattatatcattTTCACTTGGTTGGGGAGCTATTCCATGGTTGGTCATGTCGGAAATATTCCCTTCCAGGGCTAGGGGAGTAGCTAGTGGTATTGCCACACTGGTCAACTGGACATGTGCATTTATTGTGACgttaacatttgtacatatgtcG GATGCAATGTCAAACCAAGGAGTATTTTGGTTCTTTGCTGGTGTCTGCTTCCTAGGGATAGTTTTTGTGTTCTTCATTGTACCAGAGACCAAAGGACGTTCTCTTGAAGAGATAGAGGCTTATTTTGAAGGCCGCAGCCCAA
- the LOC144444174 gene encoding solute carrier family 2, facilitated glucose transporter member 8-like isoform X1 produces the protein MIRGNAQLTVIIMESIQGTEHSEIHIPLMGSGRVVNRNLYIATAVAVLGSLSFGYTLGYTSSANPDMKDKGILDDNTASWFGAVVALGAMIGGPIAGWLVEFGGRKLCVMASALPFVIGWLCISISHGILSLLMIGRILTGIAAGMCSLAVPVYIAETSTPSLRGFLGACFQVAVTLGILFAYLVGMAGLNYVWLALVGAMIPTLMIILMIFMPETPRYLLSKNKRNDALGALTYLRGSYIDVDEECCEIESNLDQQEDMSMSEFLRPSLYKPLIVSVMLMIFQQFSGINAVMFYTVDIFHSAGFTDGHLATVIVGAVQVVFTILAASIMDRAGRRILLIVAGTGMTISSVTFGLYYQLSDSSASNSTLATLATASSSSSNLNWLSLTSMIVYIISFSLGWGAIPWLVMSEIFPSRARGVASGIATLVNWTCAFIVTLTFVHMSDAMSNQGVFWFFAGVCFLGIVFVFFIVPETKGRSLEEIEAYFEGRSPNSYQQVEESDVDT, from the exons ATGATACGAGGTAATGCTCAGCTGACGGTCATCATCATGGAGTCGATACAGGGGACCGAACACAGCGAGATTCATATTCCACTGATGGGGAGCGG aCGTGTGGTGAATCGTAATCTTTACATTGCTACTGCAGTGGCAGTGTTAGGATCACTCAGTTTTGGTTACACTTTAGGCTACACGTCGTCTGCTAATCCTGACATGAAGGACAAGGGTATTTTGGATGATAACACAGCATCCTGGTTTGGG GCAGTGGTAGCCCTTGGAGCTATGATTGGGGGACCAATAGCAGGATGGCTTGTAGAATTTGGTGGAAGAAAATTGTGTGTTATGGCCAGTGCTTTGCCTTTTGTGATTGGCTGGTTGTGTATCTCAATATCACATGGTATATTATCCTTGTTGATGATTGGTCGAATTTTGACAGGAATTGCTGCTGGCATGTGTTCACTTGCTGTACCG GTGTATATTGCAGAAACATCCACACCTTCATTGAGAGGTTTTCTAGGAGCTTGTTTTCAAGTGGCTGTTACTTTGGGAATTTTATTTGCCTATCTTGTAG GAATGGCTGGTCTTAACTACGTATGGCTTGCCCTAGTTGGGGCAATGATTCCTACGTTGATGATAATTTTGATGATATTCATGCCTGAGACTCCACGTTATTTACTCAGTAAAAACAAACGAAATGATGCTCTTGGTGCTTTAACTTATCTCAGAGGTAGTTACATCGATGTCGACGAGGAATGCTGTGAAATTGAATCAAATTTAGACCAACAG GAAGATATGTCCATGTCGGAGTTCCTGAGACCAAGTCTGTACAAGCCATTGATTGTGAGCGTAATGTTGATGATATTTCAACAGTTTAGTGGCATCAATGCTGTTATGTTCTACACTGTCGATATCTTCCATAGTGCTGGTTTCACTGATGGACATCTAGCAACTGTAATTGTTGGTGCAGTACAGGTGGTATTTACAATTTTAGCGGCATCCATCATGGATAGGGCTGGAAGGAGAATTTTGTTAATAGTAGCAG GTACTGGAATGACAATTAGTTCTGTTACATTTGGTCTGTATTACCAGTTATCGGACTCATCAGCGTCCAACTCAACACTTGCAACCTTAGCAACTGCATCATCATCCTCGTCGAATCTGAACTGGCTCTCGCTGACCAGTAtgattgtatacattatatcattTTCACTTGGTTGGGGAGCTATTCCATGGTTGGTCATGTCGGAAATATTCCCTTCCAGGGCTAGGGGAGTAGCTAGTGGTATTGCCACACTGGTCAACTGGACATGTGCATTTATTGTGACgttaacatttgtacatatgtcG GATGCAATGTCAAACCAAGGAGTATTTTGGTTCTTTGCTGGTGTCTGCTTCCTAGGGATAGTTTTTGTGTTCTTCATTGTACCAGAGACCAAAGGACGTTCTCTTGAAGAGATAGAGGCTTATTTTGAAGGCCGCAGCCCAA